Part of the Leifsonia soli genome is shown below.
CCCGCACCGTCCGGCGCCGGGAACACCCAGGCAGGAGCTTGGCCGAGGTCCGTCGCGATCTCGACCGACCGGACGGGAAGCCCGAGCTCGCCGGGCTGGAGGTAGTAGTAGCCGCTGATGCGGGAGCGTCCCGCGCGCAGTTCGCCGAATTCCACCCGCTCCAGCTCACGGGTGACCGAGCCGTCGGCGCGCTCGATCAGTCCGCCGAGCTTGGCGTAGCCGGTGTCGCCGCCCCACCAGAGGCCCAGCCGGCCGGGCATCGTCGCATCCGGCGACTCCCGCAGGGTCACCGTGCCGGTGCTCTCGTCGAACGAGCGGATGGTCTGGTTCTGCGGGCGCCGGCGCACCGGCGTGATCACGGTGCGCGCCACGCGGGCCGTCGCCCACCCGGCGATGAGCGCAGTACCGACGACCAGCCCGCCCGCGACGAAGGCCGCCGTTCCGAGTGCCTTGCCCCACGCCGATCCCGAGCCGCCTGCCGCCATAGTGGCAGCGTACCGGCGGCGGCTCCGGTACGCCCTCAGGAGTTCCCCAGGCGGCGTGCCTTACTGACGCCGGACGCCAAAGGCTTCTAGTGTTCGAAGCGTGCCGACACCGACATCCCCACCGCAGCACCCGGCGGAATTCGCCACGGCGCTGCAGTCCATCCGCACCGCAGTGTCGCGTCCGGAGCTCGTGATCGAGGAGATCCCCGCGCCCGCGCAGCTGGCGCCGTACTCCGTCGCGCTCGCCGCCGACGTCCGGCCCGCGCGCCACGGAAGCGATTCGGATCTCGGCACGGGACGCTTCATCCTGCTCTACGACCCCGAGGAGCCGGAGGCGTGGGGCGGCCGCTTCCGGATCGTCTGCTTCGCGCAGGCCCCGCTGGAGACCGACATCGGCCTCGACCCGTTCCTCGCCGACGTCGCCTGGTCGTGGCTGGTGGACGCCCTCGACGCGCGTCACGCGCGCTACACGGCCGCGAGCGGGACGGCCAC
Proteins encoded:
- a CDS encoding DUF3000 family protein produces the protein MPTPTSPPQHPAEFATALQSIRTAVSRPELVIEEIPAPAQLAPYSVALAADVRPARHGSDSDLGTGRFILLYDPEEPEAWGGRFRIVCFAQAPLETDIGLDPFLADVAWSWLVDALDARHARYTAASGTATKIISTGFGELAAQGDGSQIELRASWSPLEADVSAHVEGWGELLCMLAGLPPTGEGVSLLSARAAAPRKAPRG